The following proteins come from a genomic window of bacterium:
- a CDS encoding PaREP1 family protein — protein sequence MNKRLALAEGFLKEGKLELKRYKATGNEMLLREACEKGWGCVMAALKAVNPEIKYHKDFGKTATQLAKKYNNEEIVHGESCGEALHRTGFYEGDMDVETVEVNFHCLEKFLKIIDNILSNHPPSPQLGED from the coding sequence ATGAATAAAAGATTAGCACTAGCCGAGGGGTTTTTGAAAGAAGGGAAACTTGAGCTTAAAAGATATAAGGCTACCGGGAACGAGATGTTATTAAGAGAGGCTTGTGAGAAAGGTTGGGGATGTGTAATGGCGGCATTAAAAGCAGTCAATCCAGAAATAAAATATCATAAAGATTTTGGAAAGACAGCTACCCAGCTTGCTAAAAAATATAACAATGAAGAAATAGTGCATGGAGAAAGTTGCGGAGAAGCGCTTCATCGCACGGGTTTCTATGAAGGGGATATGGATGTCGAAACTGTAGAAGTTAATTTTCATTGCCTTGAAAAATTCTTAAAAATTATAGACAATATTTTGTCAAATCACCCTCCCTCTCCCCAGTTGGGAGAGGATTAA